The region CGGCGGTATTGAGTTACGACCATCATTTCAACTTGATCCCGGGGCTGAAAGTATTTTCATCGCTGGAGTTGGAGTAACCCGGATGCCGAAGACATTGTTGATCGCCACCAAAAACCAGGGCAAAGCCAGGGAATTCAGGGAAATGCTGGGTTCCGGTTGGAAGGTGCTGACGATGGCCGATCTGCCCGGACGGCCCGCTGTGGTCGAGGACGGCGCAACCTTTGAGGAAAATGCGATTAAAAAGGCTTTGGAAGTGGGCCGGATGGAAAACTGTCTCGTGTTGGCCGATGATTCCGGGTTGGAGGTGGATGCATTGGGCGGCGCACCGGGAGTTTATTCAGCGAGATTTGCCGGGGAACCGGCGAACGACGCCAAAAACAACACCTTGCTGTTGAGAAAACTCATGGGAGTTCAGGTGTCCAGGAGAGGGGCGCAATTTCGATGTGTACTGGCGTTGGCGAAAGGAAAAAAGCTGCTCCACACAGTTGAAGGAATCTGCCGGGGCCGGATTTTAACCCTGCCGAAGGGCAGCGGAGGGTTTGGTTACGATCCGTTGTTTGTGCCGAATGGATATTCCGAATCTTTTGCGCAGCTTGGAGCTGAGGCGAAGCACCAGCTAAGCCACAGGGGCAAGGCAATGGCGCT is a window of Candidatus Methylacidiphilales bacterium DNA encoding:
- the rdgB gene encoding RdgB/HAM1 family non-canonical purine NTP pyrophosphatase; amino-acid sequence: MPKTLLIATKNQGKAREFREMLGSGWKVLTMADLPGRPAVVEDGATFEENAIKKALEVGRMENCLVLADDSGLEVDALGGAPGVYSARFAGEPANDAKNNTLLLRKLMGVQVSRRGAQFRCVLALAKGKKLLHTVEGICRGRILTLPKGSGGFGYDPLFVPNGYSESFAQLGAEAKHQLSHRGKAMAL